Proteins encoded together in one Kitasatospora albolonga window:
- a CDS encoding 3-isopropylmalate dehydratase small subunit codes for MEAFTAHTGRAVPLRRSNVDTDQIIPAHWLKKVTRDGFEDGLFEAWRKDPDFVLNRPERQGASVLVAGPDFGTGSSREHAVWALQNYGFKAVVSARFADIFRGNSLKNGLLTVVLEQQVVDALWELSEADPTAEITVDLEARQVRAEGITADFELDENARWRLLNGLDDISLTLQNEADIAAYEAARPTHKPRTIDA; via the coding sequence ATGGAAGCCTTCACCGCACACACCGGCCGGGCCGTCCCGCTGCGCCGCAGCAACGTCGACACCGACCAGATCATCCCCGCCCACTGGCTGAAGAAGGTCACCCGCGACGGGTTCGAGGACGGCCTCTTCGAAGCCTGGCGCAAAGACCCCGACTTCGTCCTCAACCGCCCCGAGCGGCAGGGCGCCTCGGTCCTGGTGGCCGGTCCCGACTTCGGTACGGGCTCCTCCCGCGAACACGCCGTCTGGGCGCTCCAGAACTACGGCTTCAAGGCCGTCGTCTCCGCCCGCTTCGCCGACATCTTCCGTGGCAACTCGCTGAAGAACGGCCTGCTGACCGTGGTCCTGGAGCAGCAGGTCGTCGACGCCCTGTGGGAGCTGAGCGAGGCCGACCCGACCGCCGAGATCACCGTCGACCTGGAGGCCCGCCAGGTCCGCGCCGAAGGCATCACGGCCGACTTCGAGCTGGACGAGAACGCCCGCTGGCGGCTGCTCAACGGCCTCGACGACATCAGCCTCACCCTTCAGAACGAAGCGGACATCGCGGCTTACGAGGCGGCCAGGCCGACCCACAAACCGCGTACAATTGACGCCTGA
- a CDS encoding DNA-binding protein — protein sequence MNKAQLVEAIADKVGGRQQAADAVDAVLDAIVRAVVAGDRVSVTGFGSFEKVDRPARYARNPQTGERVRVKKTSVPRFRAGQGFKDLVSGSKKLPKNDVAVKKAPKGSLSGGSSAARTTVKAAAAKKSAAKKATAKKTTAKKTVAPAKKTTATAKKATAKKATATAKKATPAAKKATATAKKATATAKKTAPAKKATAKKAPAKKTTARTTTAKKATARKK from the coding sequence GTGAACAAGGCGCAGCTCGTAGAAGCGATTGCCGACAAGGTCGGCGGCCGTCAGCAGGCCGCGGACGCTGTCGACGCGGTACTCGACGCGATCGTCCGTGCCGTGGTCGCCGGGGACCGTGTCTCGGTCACCGGCTTCGGCTCGTTCGAGAAGGTCGACCGCCCCGCCCGGTACGCCCGCAACCCGCAGACGGGTGAGCGCGTCCGGGTCAAGAAGACCTCGGTGCCCCGCTTCCGCGCGGGTCAGGGGTTCAAGGACCTGGTGAGCGGCTCCAAGAAGCTCCCCAAGAACGACGTGGCCGTGAAGAAGGCCCCCAAGGGCAGCCTGTCGGGCGGATCTTCCGCCGCCCGTACGACGGTCAAGGCCGCCGCCGCCAAGAAGTCGGCCGCCAAGAAGGCCACGGCGAAGAAGACCACCGCCAAGAAGACCGTGGCACCGGCGAAGAAGACCACCGCCACCGCCAAGAAGGCCACCGCCAAGAAGGCGACCGCCACGGCGAAGAAGGCCACCCCGGCCGCGAAGAAGGCGACCGCGACGGCCAAGAAGGCCACCGCCACGGCCAAGAAGACCGCGCCCGCCAAGAAGGCCACGGCGAAGAAGGCGCCCGCGAAGAAGACCACCGCGCGCACCACCACGGCCAAGAAGGCCACCGCACGCAAGAAGTGA
- a CDS encoding 2-phospho-L-lactate guanylyltransferase, with translation MRTEGEIATNTDPAASWSLVVPLKPLARAKSRLGRAAGEPARPRLALAFAQDTVAAALSCARVRDVVVVTDDAAAGAALSALGARIVADVPAAGLNAALAYGARSVRALAPGAPVAALNADLPALRPAELARVLDFASAFPRAFLRDAAGIGTTFLSCGGGTELRPAFGGRSAARHLASGAVEIALPGVDSVRRDVDTGEDLTVALALGTGPHTGRVCSALCRAPGR, from the coding sequence CTGCGTACGGAGGGGGAGATCGCCACGAACACCGATCCGGCGGCGTCCTGGTCCCTGGTCGTTCCGCTCAAACCGCTCGCACGGGCCAAGAGCCGCCTGGGCCGGGCGGCGGGCGAGCCCGCGCGGCCCCGCCTCGCCCTGGCCTTCGCCCAGGACACGGTGGCCGCGGCGCTCTCCTGTGCCCGGGTGCGGGATGTGGTGGTCGTCACGGACGACGCGGCGGCGGGGGCGGCCCTTTCGGCGCTCGGCGCGCGGATCGTGGCGGACGTCCCGGCGGCCGGGCTCAACGCGGCGCTGGCGTACGGGGCCCGCTCGGTGCGGGCCCTCGCGCCCGGCGCCCCGGTGGCCGCTCTGAACGCGGATCTGCCGGCGCTGCGCCCCGCGGAATTGGCTCGGGTGCTCGATTTTGCCTCCGCTTTTCCTCGCGCATTTCTCCGGGACGCGGCGGGAATCGGGACGACATTTCTGTCCTGCGGCGGGGGTACGGAATTGCGCCCGGCTTTCGGCGGGCGGTCGGCCGCCCGGCATCTGGCTTCGGGGGCGGTGGAAATAGCGCTGCCCGGTGTCGACTCGGTGCGCCGGGACGTGGATACGGGCGAGGACCTCACGGTGGCCCTGGCCCTCGGGACGGGCCCGCACACCGGGCGGGTCTGCTCGGCGCTCTGCCGCGCCCCGGGCCGATAG
- a CDS encoding 1-acyl-sn-glycerol-3-phosphate acyltransferase — protein MSRRRIGFWYRLAAVIAKPPLVVLFKRDWRGMEHIPADGGFISAVNHNSYLDPLSYGHFQYNTGRVPRFLAKAGLFRTPFVGMMLRGTGQIPVYRETTNALDAFRAAVEAIERGECVAFYPEGTLTRDPRMWPMAGKTGAARVALMTRAPVIPVAQWGANQVMPPYAKENKLRLFPRKTLQVQAGPPVDLSRFYDVEPTPEVLRQATEVIMAAITRQLEDVRGEKAPAELYDHRKARAEQRRRAQGKGTT, from the coding sequence GTGTCCCGCCGCAGAATCGGCTTCTGGTACCGCCTGGCGGCGGTTATCGCCAAGCCGCCATTGGTGGTTCTGTTCAAGCGCGACTGGCGGGGGATGGAGCACATTCCGGCCGACGGCGGATTCATCAGTGCCGTCAACCACAACTCCTATCTGGACCCGCTCTCCTACGGCCACTTCCAGTACAACACCGGACGCGTGCCCCGGTTCCTGGCGAAGGCGGGCCTCTTCCGCACCCCCTTCGTCGGGATGATGCTGCGCGGCACCGGCCAGATCCCCGTCTACCGCGAGACGACCAACGCCCTGGACGCCTTCCGGGCCGCCGTCGAGGCCATCGAGCGCGGCGAGTGCGTCGCCTTCTACCCCGAGGGCACCCTCACCCGCGACCCGCGGATGTGGCCGATGGCGGGCAAGACCGGCGCCGCCCGCGTCGCGCTGATGACCAGGGCCCCGGTCATCCCCGTCGCCCAGTGGGGCGCCAACCAGGTGATGCCGCCGTACGCCAAGGAGAACAAGCTCCGGCTGTTCCCCCGCAAGACCCTCCAGGTGCAGGCCGGACCGCCCGTCGACCTCAGCCGTTTCTACGACGTCGAGCCGACGCCCGAGGTGCTGCGCCAGGCCACCGAGGTCATCATGGCCGCGATCACCCGGCAGCTGGAGGACGTACGCGGGGAGAAGGCCCCCGCCGAGCTCTACGATCACCGCAAAGCCCGCGCTGAACAACGGCGCAGGGCGCAGGGAAAGGGAACCACGTGA
- a CDS encoding glycerol-3-phosphate dehydrogenase (catalyzes the NAD(P)H-dependent reduction of glycerol 3-phosphate to glycerone phosphate) translates to MTHPVKAAVFGTGSWGTAFAVILADAGCEVTLWGRRAEVAEAVNTTHTNPDYLPGIELPGTIRATTDPAEALRGAEFAFLVVPSQTLRANLADWAPHLEPDTVLVSLMKGVELGTAELMSEVIADVTKVSADRIAVVSGPNLAKEIAERRPAAAVVACADESVAQRLQAACHTPYFRPYTNTDVVGCELGGAVKNVIGLAVGIADGMGLGDNTKGSLITRGLAETTRLGVAMGADPLTFSGLAGLGDLVATCSSPLSRNHTFGTNLGRGMTLQETIAVTKQTAEGVKSCQSVLDLARRHGVDMPITETVVSIVHEGKSPVVAVKELMSRSAKAERR, encoded by the coding sequence GTGACGCACCCCGTAAAAGCAGCCGTCTTCGGAACCGGCTCATGGGGTACGGCGTTCGCCGTGATCCTCGCCGACGCGGGCTGCGAGGTCACCCTGTGGGGCCGCCGCGCCGAGGTCGCCGAGGCCGTCAACACCACGCACACCAACCCGGACTACCTGCCGGGCATCGAGCTCCCCGGCACCATCCGCGCCACCACCGACCCCGCCGAGGCGCTGCGCGGGGCCGAGTTCGCCTTCCTGGTCGTACCGTCCCAGACCCTGCGCGCCAACCTCGCCGACTGGGCCCCCCACCTGGAGCCGGACACCGTCCTGGTCTCCCTGATGAAGGGCGTCGAGCTGGGCACCGCCGAGCTGATGAGCGAGGTGATCGCGGACGTCACCAAGGTCTCCGCCGACCGCATCGCCGTCGTCTCCGGCCCCAACCTCGCCAAGGAGATCGCCGAGCGCCGCCCCGCCGCCGCCGTCGTCGCCTGCGCCGACGAGTCCGTCGCCCAGCGCCTCCAGGCCGCCTGCCACACCCCGTACTTCCGGCCCTACACCAACACCGACGTGGTGGGCTGCGAGCTCGGCGGCGCCGTGAAGAACGTCATCGGCCTCGCCGTCGGCATCGCGGACGGCATGGGCCTCGGCGACAACACCAAGGGCTCCCTCATCACCCGGGGCCTGGCCGAGACCACCCGCCTGGGCGTGGCCATGGGCGCCGACCCGCTGACGTTCTCCGGACTCGCGGGCCTGGGCGACCTGGTGGCCACCTGCTCCTCGCCGCTCTCGCGCAACCACACCTTCGGCACCAACCTCGGCCGGGGCATGACGCTCCAGGAGACGATCGCCGTCACCAAGCAGACCGCCGAGGGCGTCAAGTCCTGCCAGTCGGTCCTGGACCTGGCCCGTCGGCACGGGGTCGACATGCCCATCACGGAGACGGTCGTCTCGATCGTCCACGAGGGCAAGTCCCCGGTCGTCGCGGTGAAGGAGCTGATGTCGCGGAGCGCCAAGGCCGAGCGGCGCTGA
- a CDS encoding D-alanine--D-alanine ligase A: MSSENLPQSPERAESPEQQRRKPRVAVVFGGRSSEHGISVVTAGAVMKAIDRTKYDVLPIGITTDGRWALTADEPERMAIIDRKVPDVDRLAESTEGSVVLSVDPGSREVVYSEPGSVPKALGEVDVVFPVLHGPYGEDGTLQGLLELSGVPYVGAGVLASAVGQDKEYMKRVFLSFGLPVGPYEVVRPREWDRDPAAVRKRIVDFASEHGWPLFVKPARGGSSMGITKVDGLEGLDAAIEEARRHDPKFLVESLLRGREIECGVLEFEDGPRASVPAEIPPVTAHEFYDFEAKYIDSATGLVPAPLTEEQTAEVQRLAVAAFDATSCEGLVRADFFLTEDGTFVINEINTLPGFTPISMYPRMWQESGVSYQELVDRLIQAALTRSTGLR, from the coding sequence ATGAGCAGCGAGAACCTCCCCCAGAGCCCTGAGCGCGCCGAGAGCCCTGAGCAGCAGCGCCGTAAGCCGCGTGTGGCCGTCGTGTTCGGCGGCCGCAGCTCCGAACACGGCATCTCGGTCGTCACGGCCGGCGCCGTCATGAAGGCCATCGACCGGACGAAGTACGACGTCCTGCCGATCGGCATCACGACGGACGGCCGCTGGGCGCTCACCGCCGACGAGCCCGAACGCATGGCCATCATCGACCGCAAGGTCCCCGACGTGGACCGGCTCGCCGAGTCCACCGAGGGCAGCGTGGTGCTCTCCGTGGACCCGGGCAGCCGCGAGGTCGTCTACAGCGAACCCGGCTCGGTGCCCAAGGCGCTCGGCGAGGTCGACGTGGTCTTCCCCGTGCTGCACGGCCCGTACGGGGAGGACGGCACCCTCCAGGGGCTGCTGGAGCTCTCCGGCGTGCCCTACGTCGGCGCGGGCGTCCTCGCCTCGGCCGTCGGCCAGGACAAGGAGTACATGAAGCGCGTCTTCCTCTCCTTCGGGCTGCCGGTCGGACCGTACGAGGTCGTCCGCCCCCGCGAGTGGGACCGCGACCCCGCCGCCGTACGCAAGCGGATCGTGGACTTCGCCAGTGAGCACGGCTGGCCGCTCTTCGTGAAGCCCGCCCGGGGCGGCTCCTCCATGGGCATCACCAAGGTCGACGGCCTCGAAGGGCTCGACGCGGCGATCGAGGAGGCCCGCCGCCACGACCCCAAGTTCCTCGTGGAGTCGCTGCTGCGCGGGCGCGAGATCGAGTGCGGCGTGCTGGAGTTCGAGGACGGGCCGCGCGCCAGCGTGCCCGCCGAGATCCCCCCGGTCACCGCGCACGAGTTCTACGACTTCGAGGCGAAGTACATCGACTCCGCCACCGGTCTGGTGCCCGCCCCGCTCACCGAGGAGCAGACCGCCGAGGTCCAGCGGCTCGCCGTCGCCGCCTTCGACGCCACCTCCTGCGAGGGGCTGGTGCGCGCCGACTTCTTCCTCACCGAGGACGGCACCTTCGTCATCAACGAGATCAACACCCTGCCGGGGTTCACCCCGATCTCCATGTATCCGCGCATGTGGCAGGAGAGCGGTGTGAGCTACCAGGAGCTGGTCGACCGGCTGATCCAGGCCGCGTTGACCCGCTCCACCGGACTGCGCTGA
- a CDS encoding AsnC family transcriptional regulator, translating to MVQAYILIQTEVGKASIVAETISRIPGVIQAEDVTGPYDVIVRAQSDTVDALGRMVVAKVQQVDGITRTLTCPVVHL from the coding sequence GTGGTACAGGCGTACATCCTTATTCAGACCGAGGTGGGCAAGGCGTCGATCGTCGCCGAGACCATCTCCAGGATTCCGGGAGTCATCCAGGCAGAGGACGTCACCGGTCCGTACGACGTGATCGTGCGGGCCCAGTCCGACACGGTCGACGCGCTCGGCCGCATGGTGGTCGCCAAAGTGCAGCAGGTGGACGGCATCACGCGCACCCTGACCTGTCCGGTCGTCCACCTCTGA
- a CDS encoding thiamine-phosphate kinase, with amino-acid sequence MKGTVGELGEFGLIRELTSRLTTTPAVRLGPGDDAAVVAAPDRRVVASTDILLEGRHFRRDWSTAYDVGRKAAAQNLADIAAMGAVPTALLLGLVVPADLPVTWAAELMDGLRDECQVAGAAVVGGDVVGGDTITVSITALGDLRNHEPVTRAGARPGDVVAVTGWLGWSAAGYAVLSRGFRSPRAFVEAHRRPEPPYHAGPAAAGLGATAMTDVSDGLVADLGHIAEASKVRIDLRSGLIDIPSQMSDIGQAVGVDPLQWVLTGGEDHAIVATFPPDAKLPARWKVIGEVLNPSALPQVTVDGAPWTSTGGWDHFGAIEDTY; translated from the coding sequence GTGAAGGGAACCGTGGGCGAGTTGGGGGAGTTCGGGCTCATCAGAGAGCTCACGTCCCGGCTCACCACCACACCGGCGGTACGGCTGGGGCCCGGCGACGACGCCGCGGTCGTGGCCGCTCCCGACCGCAGGGTCGTGGCCAGTACGGACATCCTGCTGGAAGGGCGGCACTTCCGCCGCGACTGGTCGACGGCGTACGACGTCGGCCGCAAGGCGGCGGCCCAGAACCTCGCCGACATCGCGGCCATGGGCGCCGTGCCCACCGCGCTGCTCCTCGGCCTCGTCGTCCCCGCCGACCTCCCGGTCACCTGGGCCGCCGAACTGATGGACGGGCTGCGGGACGAGTGCCAGGTGGCGGGCGCGGCCGTCGTCGGCGGCGATGTGGTCGGCGGTGACACCATCACCGTCTCCATCACGGCCCTCGGCGACCTGCGCAACCACGAGCCGGTCACCCGCGCCGGCGCACGCCCCGGCGATGTCGTCGCCGTCACCGGCTGGCTCGGCTGGTCCGCCGCCGGGTACGCCGTGCTCTCCCGGGGCTTCCGCTCGCCCCGCGCCTTCGTCGAGGCCCACCGCCGCCCGGAGCCCCCGTATCACGCGGGCCCCGCCGCCGCCGGGCTCGGCGCCACCGCCATGACCGACGTCAGCGACGGGCTCGTCGCGGACCTCGGGCACATCGCGGAGGCCAGCAAGGTCCGTATCGACCTGCGCTCCGGCCTCATCGACATCCCCTCGCAGATGTCCGACATCGGCCAGGCCGTCGGCGTCGACCCGCTCCAGTGGGTGCTGACCGGGGGAGAGGACCACGCCATCGTGGCCACCTTCCCGCCGGACGCCAAGCTCCCCGCCCGCTGGAAGGTGATCGGCGAGGTCCTCAACCCCTCCGCGCTGCCCCAGGTCACCGTGGACGGCGCCCCCTGGACCAGCACGGGCGGCTGGGACCACTTCGGCGCCATCGAGGACACCTACTAG
- a CDS encoding bifunctional hydroxymethylpyrimidine kinase/phosphomethylpyrimidine kinase, which produces MPIRTAVPPRVLTVAGSDSGGGAGIQADLKTMLALGVHGMSVLTAVTAQNSLGVQGAWELPVDAVRAQYRSVVDDIGVQAVKTGMLASAALVETVAELLAGTDAPVVVDPVGVSKHGDALLAAEALDSVRTKLLPVATVATPNLDEVAQLTGVTVTDEGGMRRAAEEILAFGPRWALIKGGHLPGEAVDLLTDGSAEHWLRAPRYDNRHTHGTGCTLASAVASGLALGQDVPTAVEGAKAYVTGAIRAGFALGGGIGPVDHGWRTRSAG; this is translated from the coding sequence ATGCCCATACGTACCGCTGTACCGCCCCGCGTGCTCACCGTCGCCGGTTCCGACTCCGGCGGCGGTGCGGGGATTCAGGCCGACCTGAAGACCATGCTCGCCCTCGGTGTGCACGGCATGAGCGTGCTCACCGCCGTCACCGCACAGAACTCCCTCGGCGTCCAGGGCGCGTGGGAGCTTCCGGTGGACGCCGTACGCGCCCAGTACCGCAGCGTCGTCGACGACATCGGCGTCCAGGCGGTGAAGACCGGGATGCTCGCCTCGGCCGCGCTCGTGGAGACCGTCGCGGAACTCCTCGCCGGGACGGACGCCCCCGTGGTCGTCGACCCGGTCGGGGTCTCCAAGCACGGCGACGCGCTGCTCGCCGCCGAGGCGCTCGACTCCGTACGGACGAAGCTCCTGCCCGTCGCCACCGTGGCCACCCCGAACCTCGACGAGGTGGCCCAGCTCACCGGGGTCACGGTCACCGACGAGGGCGGGATGCGCCGGGCCGCCGAGGAGATCCTCGCGTTCGGGCCGCGCTGGGCGCTGATCAAGGGCGGCCACCTGCCGGGCGAGGCGGTGGACCTGCTCACCGACGGGAGCGCGGAGCACTGGCTGCGCGCCCCCCGGTACGACAACCGGCACACCCACGGCACCGGCTGCACCCTCGCCTCCGCCGTCGCCTCCGGGCTCGCGCTCGGTCAGGACGTGCCGACGGCGGTGGAGGGCGCGAAGGCGTACGTCACCGGCGCCATCCGCGCCGGATTCGCGCTCGGCGGCGGCATCGGCCCGGTCGACCACGGCTGGCGGACCCGGTCGGCCGGGTGA
- a CDS encoding 50S ribosomal protein L28 produces the protein MAANCDVCGKGPSFGNSISHSHRRTSRRWNPNIQRVRAVVGRTPKRLNVCTSCIKAGKVAR, from the coding sequence GTGGCTGCCAACTGCGACGTTTGCGGCAAGGGGCCGAGCTTCGGCAACAGCATTTCGCACTCGCACCGCCGTACGTCCCGTCGCTGGAATCCCAACATCCAGCGCGTGCGTGCCGTGGTCGGTCGGACGCCGAAGCGGCTCAACGTCTGCACCTCGTGCATCAAGGCCGGCAAGGTCGCGCGCTGA
- a CDS encoding dihydroxyacetone kinase, protein MPQLPDDLDAVAVRTWCSLALEALGRERAEIDAINVYPIADGDTGTNLYLTLESAAAAVEAVFAAHETGTTTPATADAVRAMAHGALIGARGNSGTILAQLLRGMAGVLADGGDAAHLRLALSRAASAARQAVAHPVEGTVLTVATAAAEAAEGEERELRAVVSAAYEGARAALARTPEQLAVLGRAGVVDAGGRGLVAVLGALVEAVTGQAPVRGARAGSGSGSGSASGSGKAAPVDGGSVVGLPVGGVPVPLGGGSAEGPLDCPEDAGGGGPAFEVIYLLEARDEQVDRLRTRLDALGDSLVVVGGDGLWHVHVHVDDAGAAVEAGVEAGRPYRIRITHFATESGHDVRVQAEPAQRAVVVVVPGDGLAGLCTEAGATTVIARPGEPPASGELVDAIRRAHAREVVLLPNDAALRHTAAAAAEQARTEGVRVALVPTRAAVQGIAALAVHEPDRGFDEDVVAMTAAAGATRYAELAVAEHQSWTMAGICQAGDILGLIDGDVAVIGADVQGTARTVLDRMLAAGGELVTLVLGEDVPDALADALEEHVREGHLAVDTVVYRGGHQRAPLLIGVE, encoded by the coding sequence GTGCCGCAGCTCCCCGACGACCTGGACGCCGTCGCGGTGCGCACCTGGTGCTCACTGGCCCTGGAGGCCCTGGGCCGGGAGCGCGCGGAGATCGACGCGATCAACGTCTACCCCATCGCCGACGGGGACACCGGGACCAACCTCTATCTGACGCTCGAGTCCGCCGCTGCCGCCGTCGAAGCGGTCTTCGCCGCCCATGAGACCGGCACCACCACGCCCGCCACCGCCGACGCCGTACGCGCCATGGCGCACGGCGCCCTGATCGGCGCGCGCGGGAACTCCGGCACGATCCTGGCCCAGCTGCTGCGCGGTATGGCCGGGGTGCTCGCCGACGGCGGTGACGCGGCCCATCTGCGGCTCGCCCTGAGCCGGGCCGCCTCGGCCGCCCGGCAGGCCGTCGCCCACCCGGTGGAGGGCACGGTGCTGACCGTCGCCACGGCGGCGGCCGAAGCGGCGGAGGGCGAGGAGCGGGAGTTGCGCGCGGTGGTGAGCGCCGCGTACGAGGGCGCGCGCGCCGCCCTGGCGAGGACCCCGGAGCAGCTCGCCGTGCTCGGCCGGGCCGGGGTCGTGGACGCCGGGGGGCGCGGTCTGGTGGCGGTCCTGGGCGCGCTGGTGGAGGCGGTGACGGGGCAGGCTCCGGTTCGGGGGGCCCGCGCCGGTTCCGGTTCGGGCTCCGGTTCCGCTTCCGGTTCCGGGAAGGCGGCGCCCGTGGACGGCGGGTCGGTGGTGGGGCTGCCGGTGGGGGGCGTTCCGGTTCCGCTGGGCGGTGGGTCCGCCGAGGGGCCGCTCGACTGCCCCGAGGACGCCGGGGGAGGCGGGCCCGCCTTCGAGGTGATCTACCTCCTGGAGGCCCGTGACGAGCAGGTGGACCGGCTGCGCACCCGGCTCGACGCGCTCGGCGACTCCCTGGTCGTGGTGGGCGGCGACGGGCTCTGGCACGTCCACGTCCATGTCGACGACGCCGGGGCCGCCGTGGAGGCGGGCGTCGAGGCCGGGCGGCCGTACCGCATCCGGATCACCCACTTCGCCACCGAGAGCGGCCACGACGTCCGCGTCCAGGCCGAACCCGCCCAGCGCGCCGTCGTCGTCGTGGTCCCCGGCGACGGACTGGCCGGGCTCTGCACCGAGGCCGGTGCCACCACCGTGATCGCCCGCCCCGGCGAACCCCCCGCCAGCGGCGAACTGGTCGACGCCATCCGCCGCGCCCACGCCCGCGAGGTGGTGCTGCTGCCCAACGACGCGGCCCTGCGCCACACGGCCGCCGCCGCCGCCGAACAGGCCAGGACCGAGGGGGTCCGGGTCGCCCTCGTCCCCACCCGCGCCGCCGTCCAGGGCATCGCCGCCCTCGCCGTCCACGAGCCTGACCGGGGCTTCGACGAGGACGTGGTCGCCATGACGGCCGCCGCCGGGGCCACCCGCTACGCCGAACTGGCCGTCGCCGAGCACCAGTCGTGGACCATGGCGGGCATCTGCCAGGCCGGGGACATCCTCGGCCTGATCGACGGGGACGTGGCCGTGATCGGCGCCGACGTCCAGGGCACCGCCCGTACGGTGCTGGACCGGATGCTGGCGGCAGGCGGCGAACTGGTCACCCTGGTCCTCGGCGAGGACGTCCCGGACGCGCTCGCCGACGCGCTGGAGGAGCACGTACGCGAGGGCCATCTCGCCGTGGACACCGTGGTCTACCGGGGCGGCCACCAGCGCGCACCGCTGCTGATCGGCGTCGAGTAG